The sequence taattgtggtgcacaggcttaactGCCccacagcgtgtggaatcttccccaatcagggactggACCCACgactcctgtgttggcaggcaaattcttaaccattataccaccagggaagtccgagaaTTTATATTACAATGGAGTTCAAAAATGTGCAAATAAGATGTTCAGTTACAAGCTGGCTGAGATTTAGGGAAGTGGGAAGAGAAATAATGATTTTGGCTGACAGAGTCAGGGATATTTGGGGGTGATGGTGACACAAGGCAGATGGTAGAACCTTGACATGATGGCTCCTGGACAAAGTGACTGAGAAACATTTTCACTTTACAGTTAAAATCATATCTGAACTTTCTACTTTCCTATTAATTCATACACAATTTACCCCAGAAATACTCTATTTTCACTGACctccataaaatatttattgttgaaaTGTGTTCATGATATCTTGaaagagattattattattaaagggtATAGAGAAGAAATGATTGATACAGTCATCTACTATACTCCTACACATCAGGTTTCTCTATTAGCCACAGGTCTGATTCTGGTTGGTTCCACTTTTCTCCAAGCAGTGTGTTAAAACTGAAAGGCTTGAAGTAATCCAGACGATGGCTACATGCAAAGAAAAAGATAGTCAGAATTGAAATGAATTATATACTTGTGAAAAATTTGTCCTGAGAAGCTATTTAGTCATATCTATTATAGGACAACATTCTGTTTTAAGAACCTCAAAGGTAAGATGTATTCACACATATAGTTTCCTTACTCTAGCCATCAAACATTCAGCTCTGAAAATATTCACCTGTATCTCAAAGCACTCTCTTTTCAATTCCGCAAATAGCTCCCTCACAGatgaagggagaaataaaaatcaactgtCAAAACCTGACTCATTTCATCTAGTCTTAAACAAATCATGTTATATTCTCACAGATATTTTCATATTCAAACTCTGATAGGATTTATATCAGTTATACaaacaattgtttttaaaaagtttcagcTCAACAGATTAAAGGATAGACTCCTTTGCCAAAGCAAGGCAGATTTATGTAAAAGAGAGTTAAAtctaattctttctctttctaggaAAATCATTTAACTACTAGGATTTACTATCATTTAACTATTAGCTTTTTACTGTGGCCTAATAAGGagagaattggagaaggaaatggcaacccactccagcgttcttgcctggagaatcctagggatggcggagcctggtgggctgccgtctacggggttgcacagagtcggacacaactgaagcgacttagcaatgagagaggggcttcccaggtggcgctggtggtaaagaatccacctgccaatgcaggagatgtaagagatggggttcgatccctggaccaggaaaatcccttggaggagggcacagcaacccactccagtattcttgcctggagaatcccacggatagaggaacctggtgggttacagtccacagggtcacagagagttggacatgactgaagtgactgagcatgcaaagaAGAGACAGGTTTAGCTCACATGCTGcagtggaactcagctctgaaggAAATCCCTCTGCGCTAGCCAACAGCATAATCACACTTTTACCCAGAGTAAGCATCCAATAACCTATAAAGAAGAAGCCCAAATACAGAAGTGCATTAGCGTGTGAGAAGCCAGAGAAACAAGCCATCTTGATAAGAAAGCCCTGAGTGAGTGGCATCTAGATTCCTGTCCCACTCTGCCCACCTGACCAAAGTGAACCAGTTTTAGTCACAACTGTCAATCCAGATTAAGCAGCTAAGGAAACATCGAAGgataagagaaaggaagggagaaagaggctGGTTAGAAAGGGTCAGGACCTGGGAGAAAAGCAAGGGGGAAAGCGGAAAATATGTCAGGCAGAATAAAGGAACAGGTGTGAAGAGATAAAAATCCAAGTAGAGCAGAGTAAGAGCATGACAGGAAGGGCAAGGGAGACAGTGCAGCACTTGCCAAGGGTAAAAAGGTAGGGAAATCAGTCTACCATGGTGCAAAGCCCACTAGGCTGTCTCTATTAGGCTTTTCTAAACATGCAGACTCACTAGGCTACCTTGGCCACTTGAGTACACTCAATAGAGCGGGACTCTCAAGGGCCACTTGAGTACTCTCAGGTTGCGCCAGGACAGTGTCTGGTTTTCCTTCCTCTAAGCGGGTAGTGTTTGCAGCAGTCCATGAAGCActcaaagctgaaactccagtactttggccacctcatgcgaagagttgattcattggaaaagaccctgatgctgggagggattgggggcaggaggagaagggggggacagaggatgagatggctggatggcatcactgactcgatggacgtgagtctcagtgaactccgggagttggtgatggacagggaagcctggcgtgctgcgattcatggggtcgcaaagagtcggacacgactgagcgactgatttgatctgatccgatctgatgAAGCATTCATAAGACTGGCTGGGGGCTACATTCTCCTTAAGTGACAGCTTCAGGTGCAAAGAGatcagacttaaatggaaattTTGCAGGTGACTCCTTGGCGTGTATGCCTGCTGCCCCACGGGAGACAGTATTTCTTGTAGTAACTCTCTAGGAGTAGCTTCCAGGGTCCCCTCAGGGTACACTACTGTTAAAGTGAAATCCCTAAGCCCTGCTGTCCCCATCTATACTGCCTAGAAATACAGCTGACGTTTTTATCCTCGtgaggtgaccaggagaagagaACTAGAGAGTTAACTTAAGGTCAGATtcttcagcagcagcagaaaagattTATTAACCCACTGCTCACACCAGGAAATATAGATGCCTCTGGTCATTTACCTCTGAAAGGGATCATCAATAAATttgcaactatacttcaatacgaATTGCTATAGTACTCACTAAGAAGATTCTTCTCACACTACTGTGGAAATCTAAGTGCTCTACTGACAGCAGTGGAGAGACACGTATAAGACTATGCTTTTATGTGTCTTCTTTGACCAAAAAATGTTACTGCTACCCTAccacaaattaattaaaaaaaaaaaaaaactcttacaattgggacatattttcatttattttctacttacaAATCAGGTTTTTGTCCTTGCTGCAGCTCATGTTGAGGTACAGGGTAAAGAGCTTCATAGCTTCTTTCATCTTTTGATCCATGAATTGCAAATGAATTGAATTTTGTCACATTTGGTGGAAAATAACTCCAAGGAATAGAAGCACTGCCTTCCCATTTTGTTTCTCCTCTGGACACTCTGAATGACAGATCAAGTCCTTGCTACAGAAACATGTGAAACACAAAAAgctatattcatatttatactttaaactggagaagaaaatggcaacccacttcagttttcttgcctgggaaatcccatagacaaagaagcctggtgggttatagttcatgggggtcacatgAACAACCCATGAACacgagtcagatatgactgaacaactgaacaacagtaacaatatACCCTGTACACTCAAGGATTTTGTctcatattttcatttacttacttTCCACACATTTCTTCTTCCAGAGAGTAAAAGCACCAAATGCTGTCCGTGgctgtaaaatttaaaattcttcgTGAGTGTTTGAAATGATCATTATTTTCTTCACTATCTTTCACATCtccacgtgtgtgtgcacatgctaagttgcttccgtcacgtccgactctatgtgaccccatggactgtagcctgccaggctcctctgtctgtgggattctccaggcaaaaatactggagttggttgccatgacctcctccatgTGCATGCTTGTGACTAAGTTTCCAAATAATTAAAGAACACAATATGCATACTAGATAATTACAGGGAGAGCCAGCATGTTCAGTTACTTAGAAATGACTTATTTTccaggctgctactgctgctaagtcacttcagtcatgtccgactctgtgcgatcccatagacggcagtccaccaggctcccccgtccctggggttctctagggaagaacactggagtgggttgccatttccttctccaatgcatgaaagtgaaaagtgaaagtgaagtcgctcagttgtgtccgactctttgcgaccccatggactgccacctaccaggctcctctgtccacgggattttccaggcaagagtactggagtggggtgccattgccttctccgtatttcccaggcaagtgccATCAAATGCATAAAGTTACACATGTTCAGATTCTtccttatattatttaaataagaaatatgaaatatttcagtTGGTTAGACAATACACAGTATGAAAAATGGGTGGGATATTTGGAGTTCATTAgaaaacttattttgaaaattaaagtatCCTAAGGGAAGCTGGCACCAATTTCCAGGTCAAAATCCCACAACTTTTTAAAACGTTATTTCTATAAGAAAACTGTCTTGAAGCTCATTaaggagatagaaaataaaaatataggttGTCTAAAACTACCTAACAGGCTGAAGACTTTAATTTGTAACTATTTCCTAGTACAATTGCCCTTATCCCATCTGCCTGTTGTGTTTTCCTGCTTTCTACCATTAGTTCTGACACTGAtgtccattttaaaaaagaagcacaaCATATCCCCACAAGAAAATTCTAATAGGAGAACATAATTGGGATTATCCCTGTCAGTAAGAATcaaaggatttcaaatagctACATGAAGCAAATTTACTATCTTTGTAAAAGACTGTATCTAAACATTTGGCACAGATGGTCTATTAAGAGTTTTCCGGAAGGATTTCCTTCAAGAAATGAGTCTAAGACAAAcaagtattcttttccatttaaaagttctctgcttatttttattgttattatgcAACCATACGAATATCTTAAGAGCAATAAAAGGTCTTACAAATTCAAACATATTCAAATTGCTTTCCTAGAGGTTAACTGTCATAGGAGTTGCTTGCCTGAAGCAAAACCAAGATTGTTGATTATTAACTGTCCTAATGTATCTAAAACTGAACTTTTAGAATTAATTTTATACACAATGGTTATTGAATAATTTTCTAACAAAAGATAATCTATTCAATGTATTTTGTGCTAAGTcatcatttatgaaaataaactgaTACTATCTGACAAATTTAAACTAACGATGTAGCTTAAGAATTCTAGCAGATCCAAGTTCTTGACTAACCTTCCATATAAGTTATAACCTATTTGCCTTAGCTTTCTGATGCATATGGGGAAATTTTCTTACTTCACATTATAGTTTATGATAATCATATTTCTCAAAAAGTTTTTGACATGTTATTTGAAGGGTAACAAAGATATATAGTAACTTCTGAAAAACTATAATTGTAAACAGCTACATTAGCAAGAAATCTAAGTAAATTAGTAAGAaatcaaagtaaaagaaaattgtaTCCAAAATCTCATTTAAATCAATTGTTTGGGACTCTGCTTAGTCTACAAAAGGACAAAGACTGCAAGATAACCCTTGCTGAGGAGTActgaaatgtctttaaaaatagtaatggtgtataaataaatatttcatttctaaatattaacTTTTCTTACAATTTAGATAACAGGTAGGCATAAATTTACTTTTTGACATCTAGAGCAAAGAAAACTGCCAAACAGGTAGACAGTTCCCAAGGACCAGTTAAATTTGTAGAGAGAGAGTCCatggtttatatttttcttgagtcTAGGAAAAGCCACGTGTGATTTAGTTTTAATCTGTGGCACACAAAGTGACATAGTATATACTCAGTAAATGAATGATGAATAAAGGAGGAATACATGAACACATAGTTATGCAATATATAAGATTAAAATTTACCTACTTATTAAAAGAATCTCCTAAAAGTCATTTTCATAAAGTAATCATCATTTTCATAATCATCATTTTCATAAAGTAGTTCAATTCATTACATCTAtatgcctctttctttccaaatagttAATATATAATAATGCAAATTTACAGTGTAAATAATGAGTTTtataagaatttttcattttgcaaaacaacCTTCTAATTTATTAGGAAACAACTACATTAGTGAATTAAAAATAGTATCAAtgtaatattttctaaaacattctACATTACACATCTACTTGAAAACaaagaattatatataattcAGATAAATTCAGACTAGCATTCCCATAGGATTAGTGAGCTTTTATTAATCTATatgataattagaaaataatgtgTTCAAAATATATAGTAATgagttagaaaaaatatttttatacttacGGACAAAGTTCAACTTCTAAATACTGTTCAGTTATGTCATTCAagaaaaatgcttccacaacttTTGAAAACAGAGATAGGACATATAGAGAAATTTAATTTTGCTTCAACAATAAATAATCTATTTATATCTTtagaatataaatgaattaatacattatCTTTAATTAAAGCTATATCAGCacgaggaaaagaggaaaatacaaaCTAGACACTGCCtgtaagaaaaaatacataaaaaataaatcatcttttttccccatatcagtcagtcagttcagttgctcagtcgtgtacaactctttgcagccccatggaatgcagcacatcactcttctctgtccatcaccaactcctggagtttactcaaactcatgtccattgagttggtgatgcaatccaaccacctcatactctgtggtccccttctccttccaccttcaatctttcccagcatcagggtcttttcaaatgagtcagttctttgcattaggtggccaaagtactggagtttcagcttcagcatcagtccttccaatgaatattcaggactgatctcctttaggatggactggttggatctccttgcagtccaagggactctcaagagtcttctccaacaccacagttcaaaagcatcaattcttcggcgctcaactttctttatagtccaactctcacatccatacatgattactggaaaaaccatatcagatagccattaaataaaaatattaataaagcctAGTGCTGGTGAGGTTGAAAAGAAAAGAGCATTATCACACAGACTCTGAACTAGTTATCTTTTTCaaggaatttatcctaaggaaataatcacaCAACTGAGAAAAGAAGTAACATGCTATTTATCAAAGTATTACTCAAAAGAAACGGTCTAAATGGTTACCTcatgttatatataaataaacctATTTTAtaggagaggcttccctggtggctcagatgataaagaatctgcctgcaaagtgggagacctgggttcaatctctgggttgggaagatcccctggagaagggaatggcaaccatctccagtattcttgcctggagaatccccatggacagaggagcctggccggctgcagtccatgggggtcgcaaagagtcggacatgactgaccaactaagTACACATTATATAGGagagctgttaaaaaaaataatgaaatctgtgTACTCCACGTAATAGAATATAATttagtcattaaaataaaatatacagttaAGTATTTTTGATGTAGGAAAGATACAAGGAATGATACTTGATAAGTAAGCTGCAGAGCAATAAGCTAGTgtacatgaaacaaaaatatgCACATATGCCTGTGCTTAGAGGCCTGCAAAATGTGCACAAAAATGTTACGGCTGTTTATCTCTGACAAGTGGAATACAGGGGGGTGATTTTTCTTTACAGTTTCCTGGAATTTTCTGagaatgcttattttaaaaattagagaatttTGAAAGTGATATATGCTTATTATCAAaacaatataaacatatatgtaagtAAAAAGTCAAAGTCTTTTTCTTCCCACTTTGCTCTAAAACCTGTCAGACTTCTGCCTTTCCACAATCTATTTTACTTGTATAGATTAAAAAACTGTATCTATAGAATCATTTTCTGCTTATAATTTGCTTtcttcacatatacacacacatgcaagttTACAGCATATAgattgcggggagcgagctccgcctctggcaaaggtcatgaggaaggaggcttggcatacgcaaaggcgggatcaagcctcaggagtctccctggaaattctcgagcaatctacccccaaaaccagagtctgcctactttctgctttgtgctttcacctacacctctgactttacggggggctgtcccctactacctctctgaaaaaagagttagcttatagctccagttaataattcctgggtgtgacagtgtttcaacctacaaactcccttggaagtcctctagcctgcctgaataggtttttccggccacatgtgattgctcagagcctccaaactgtgagaggcatgagatgttctaaactgtctaaatacagattcctttgagcagtcaaaagattgattagaaattgtattggtgaagggattttcacttgttgggccaatgtttgctgctaagtctccatatcccttacctgctgtgtccctggcagtgtattgattaatataattggtgtaaatagtagctttaatgtttgtaacctgggacccttgaattaattctttttcttgttatagcccaccacacctttgctctgtaggaatgcaactttatctaatgctttttggaggctggcgcctgactttagaataatcacctttagagaaaaaggcctccgggccagaagatgatgcaaatcacctaaacttttgcatatgataagtttgcaggaagaaagcctggcttactgcatgactctaccccttcccccattatcctctatgcataacttaaggtataaaaactactttggaaaataaagtgtgggccttgttcaccgaaacttggtctcaccatgtcgttctttctcttaccttatggctgaattattcagcctcttttctccactgaatttcttcactgagctatcctcattctattactctttatatccttaattaacgtttaattaagcagttgtttcctgatcctcgccgacgccgtccccgcttcgaataccctggatcagccggggctggtccccggcaatagataactaattctttttaattgctgcatAGTATTCTTCTATAGAATGTTAGATATATTAAAGgcaagtagctcagttgtgtccgactctttgcgaccccatggactgtagcccaccaggctcctccatccatgggattctccaggcaaaagtactggagtgggttgccatttccttctccaaggggatgttcccgacccagggattgaacccgggtctctcacattgtaggcagatgctttaccgtctaagccaccaaaACCTCACTGTTTACCATTAAAAACTATGACTCTCCTTGAATGGAATGATCAACACTTAAATCACTATGCTAAATGGTAAAGGCGAACATTCCTCTCTGAAATGAAAATCTTTTACAAAGCAATACCAAAAGCATTAGACAACTTCCAGATACCACCAAAGACTGAAAGAATAATTCACCACCTGATTAAACTACACACGCTGAAGATACAAACACTAGTTGAAGTACAGTCTTAAATATACATGCAAAAACCTAACTAATTTGCATACAGTGTTGAAAAAGGGCTTTCTACATTCAGTTATGTCTGGTAAATAAGCCTTGTTTTAAGACATGGGTTTTGTAAATATGGTTATTATTGAGGTCTCCATCTCTTTGGGAAATAAAGGATCAACatattttttagaaagaataTGTAAATCACAATAATAGAACTCTAATATAATTCAGTTATAACTATGGCTTCCTTGAACCTTTGAAAcaatttttcctgaaaaaattacTCTGAAACAAACTGAACTACTTGTTTTCAACATATATTAATCTTTATCCTGAATTAAATCCTTCCATTGTAACTGTACTTCTAAGACAGACATTTCAGGAATGGTATGAAACAAATCCTATTAGAAATAAAGATGATATTCAATGAATAATAAGCCATTATCACTAAGATCTGATTAATTTTTCATGCCTTTTTTATCCTGACACTTTTCACTGGGAATTCAGTAGTTAATTCTAGAGCATACAGATGTTCATAAAGACTGAACTTGTTTGTTGATCTTGGTTAGCTACTCCATAAATTCCTACAGACTTTAAACATCATCAAATATTCTGCTGCGAGACATTGAGTGGTATCGTCCAGCAGGCTGATATCTTCCTGATTCAGATTCAAGAGGGTTATCAGTGAACGTTTCTGCATTAAAATCCAAAGGTTCTGCATTCAGGTCCCTTTCAGTCCTGTTATTAGCCCTGGTATATTTAGATGTTGATCGATTGGTACTCATTTCTGAGAAGTTTGATTCTTTTGGGTCAATATGAACATTTCTGTTTCTAGTGGAATCTTCTCTACTGTGTCCATAACGCtctttccattctcttcttctaTTTTCACCTTCTTCTTGCCGttgcctttttctcttctctcgtCTCTTTTCCTTCATCAACTAAGTCTGATGTCATATCATTATCTCCCATGAACCGCTGGAAACCAAGTAGATTTAAACAACGAGTTCCCAAGCTAAAATACGTAGCAATGCAGAGAATTACCACCAACATAGGATAAAATATATAGAACCCATCTGTAATAAAGGATAAAACTTTCATGGAACCCATAATAGATGTGTAAGCAGTTGGCTGTGTATTTTGGTGAGAGATGGATGAATCCATGTGGGTCAAACCCAAGAAATTAAGACAAAGGAGGAGTCAAACGGCAAAATAACATGCCACTGAAAAGAAGGCTATAAGCATCAGTCTGGTGATGTGAAGCCAGGTAGTAATAGTTAAATACACGAATCCTGAACACAGTAGAATAAACACAGATACTGAGGAAGAAGATGGAAAGAGCAAGCAATCTTGATATAAATATAATTGTATGTTTTTCAGCTAGCTGTAGGAAGACTGCAAAGAGGGATAAGACAGGTCTAGTGCTAAAGAATGTACACTCTGACCACACAACTATCACAGAGAATATGGACAACACCACAGCAAGTATCCGATATAACCAGGGTTGCAAAAGACATTCCCAGTACCACTCAACTGTaggattataaaaatattgaataaatttattaataaatatattaacataataaatatattagcACAATCCtttattgatagacatttaggttgtttctagttttccatgtgttacttttataataataaaatatctaagatATGGTCCCATTAACAATTCAGTGAgtcttattattctttttaaagtcttttaccTATGGCAAGGATAATAGGATGAAGAAGAGATACTGAATTAGAGAAACACTTAGGAGGTGAAACTGCTAAGACTTAATCCAAATATAGAGACAGAGATGGATATCTTGAAAAGGTATCACATTTCTATATGTGGTGATTTGATATATTATGGTGCCATTAACTTAGATTGGGCTATTAGGGAAAGAAGTAGGTTTATAAGAGAAGTGGACTAGTTGAGTTTAGGATTTGTTGCGTTTAGTGTCTATGGTACCTCCAGTATATAACTCACATTAGTGTGAGTGACTAACATGATCAGGAAGTTTGTATATACAAGTTCTATATCAATAAAAAACAATGTATGTTTAAGATGTAATAAATTAACACCAACAAAATGCACACTATACAAGTGGTATAGAGAAAGTAGATGTTAGTGTGGACTAGAAGAGTCACCAAaggtttctttgaagaaatggaacCTGAATGATATGTATCAAAGGAGGGGGCTAGAATGAGAAAAGGTACATGAGTGAGAATATGACCGAAAGGTCAGACTATCAGCCTTTAGGAAGTTAAGAGCTTTTGGTTTAATATGATAGCTCGATTCATGAGTACCGTAAAAGCTTAGGGGAAGGATTTGAACCTTATCTTAAGGATAGTAAAGATCTGTTATCTGGGAAATGGCATCTAAAGATTATTTCAGAAAGATAAGTTTGGTAGCTTAATTAGGATTCTTCAGAAGGTGATCATACAGCAAACCTGAAACTACAATTTCACGGCAGGTCTCTTAGCCTTGCTTTGATGTGTGAGATTATTtgccagtataaaataaaaactatacttCATGCTGAAGTTGATGTAGTTTTTATAATAAGTAAAACACCTCAAAGCTTCCATAAAGAAGGTTTATAAGGTTAAAGTCGCCATTTGAagatacttaaaaacaaaacaggaatgcTGAACTCTTCTCAGAATAGGTAACAGACGTAAAGGAAGGAAATATAGCAGCAATTTAAAAATCTGGATTTGTAATTGCCATTTTTCACTGTTCTAGTTATATAGCCGAAGTCCACAGGTAATGGTGAAAAAGTCAGAATGAGAGATTGGTAGGAAATATCAGAAAACTGCACATGTCAGGGGCTCAGAAGCACTCACTTCCTTAGAGCAAGATAAAATAATAGTTCTATGAGAGGTTATTATAAAAAGATTTATGTTTGCAATAAAATACAGCACTTCTACTTACCTTCATAATCCCACAATTGATTGAAAGGTTTTCCTGGTTCTCCTAGTGGGGCTGGAGGATCATTGAAAAATGGAGCACTGACTTCCATCATCACTCCTCTGTCACCTGGATTCAGCCTGACAAACACTGGCTCATGCTTCACTGGAAAACCATCCCAAGTGTGTTCAATTTCAAAATCCATCTAAAGActctaaggggggaaaaaaaaaagaagaaacgcTAACAATTTACAAATGTTTcctttagaaagaaatgaaaatttccaaGCCAAGTAGCAGGCAGGAAGGCAGCAGAGTGACAAGAACACGGTTCTGAGAGTCAAAAGGCCATTCATGTTGTAGTAAATCATGGCTATGGAATTCTATTATAATAGGTGATTGGATGTAAAATTGTTAAAACTAGATCTGCCTCAAGTTACCTTGTAAAAAGTGTAtcagaataatttttaagaacTGTAATTAAGCCATTGCAAACTGTTCATTTACTTAAAACTATAAGCACTGTAAGTTTATATGCCATTCTTTGTCTTACTGTAATGTGTGCAGATGAATCACTGGATTGCCTGAGAATTAAGATCTTTACAGTAAAATTCAATTTGATTTTTTGAAATCTGTATAAGTGAACACAAGCATTGCTGTTAACACTGTTCTTTTGgctaaaattcttttcctttttggagtGAAAATGGAGGGAGGGGCTTCAAGCATTTCAAGATTGGCAAAGTTTAACATTGTCGTCCCTAGTCTCAGAATAAGGTTTTTCTTAGCCTTTTCAATCTTTGATATTTCAAGTGTTAAATGACCACATGGTTAGTTAATCCCTTCTCTCCAACTGAATATGGTAACAAAATCTGCAATCATTAAACTTTCAAATAGACAAAGTACATCTGACACAagcagtattttcattttaaattgttaCTCTAAGCATTAAACAGAAGGGCACaatgttaaattaataaaatcatgCTCTGTGGAACACTATGGATCAAGCACTTTATAAAAGTTTAATTTCACAAAAATTTGTACAGAaactattattatatattacaaatgaagaaacagacattgttattgctattgctaagccacttcagtcatgtccgactctgtgtgaccccatggactggagcctaccaggctcctccatccatgggattttccaggcaagagtactggagtggggtgccattgccttctccgagacatgTCCGAGATCAAATAGCTAGTAAATCAAGAAACTGAACCAATGTCAGCCATGCTTTCCCAGATGAAGACATTTCAGAAATCTGCAAATAGACGGAAACCTTATTTAGGAGTGACAAAGTCCCCCAAATCATACTAGGTCCT is a genomic window of Bos javanicus breed banteng chromosome 17, ARS-OSU_banteng_1.0, whole genome shotgun sequence containing:
- the C17H4orf33 gene encoding UPF0462 protein C4orf33 homolog, whose amino-acid sequence is MDFEIEHTWDGFPVKHEPVFVRLNPGDRGVMMEVSAPFFNDPPAPLGEPGKPFNQLWDYEVVEAFFLNDITEQYLEVELCPHGQHLVLLLSGRRNVWKQGLDLSFRVSRGETKWEGSASIPWSYFPPNVTKFNSFAIHGSKDERSYEALYPVPQHELQQGQKPDFHRLDYFKPFSFNTLLGEKWNQPESDLWLIEKPDV